The proteins below come from a single Felis catus isolate Fca126 chromosome A1, F.catus_Fca126_mat1.0, whole genome shotgun sequence genomic window:
- the MEDAG gene encoding mesenteric estrogen-dependent adipogenesis protein translates to MAGVACAPARPSLTSISSGELRSLWTCDCELALLPLAQLLRLQPGAFQLRGDQLVVPGPGGPAAAAAAARGGFNVFGDGRVRLDGQPYRLSSYIKRYVELTNYCDYKDYRETILSKPMLFFVNVQTKKDTSKERTYAFLVNTRHPKIRRQIEHGMDMVISSVIGESYRLQFDFQEAVQNFFPPGNKVVNGEHLSFAYEFKADALFDFFYWFGLSNSTVKVEGKVLNLSSTSPEKKETIKLFLEKMSEPLIRRSSFSDRKFSVTSRGSIDDVFNCSLSPRSSLTEVLLAELPFPSVLESEETPNQFI, encoded by the exons ATGGCGGGGGTGGCGTGCGCGCCGGCCAGGCCGAGCCTGACCTCCATCTCGTCGGGGGAGCTGCGCAGCCTGTGGACGTGCGACTGCGAGCTGGCCCTGCTGCCGCTGGCACAGCTGCTGCGCCTGCAGCCCGGCGCCTTCCAGCTGCGCGGCGACCAGCTCGTGGTGCCCGGCCCCGGGgggcccgcggcggcggcggcggcggcgcgcgggGGCTTCAACGTCTTCGGCGACGGCCGCGTGCGCCTCGACGGGCAGCCCTACCGCCTCAGCAGCTACATCAAGAG GTATGTGGAACTGACCAACTACTGCGATTATAAAGACTACAGGGAAACTATATTGAGCAAGCCAATGCTGTTCTTTGTTAACGTACAGACCAAAAAAGACACCTCAAAAG AAAGAACGTACGCGTTTCTCGTGAACACAAGGCACCCCAAGATAAGAAGACAGATAGAGCATGGAATGGACATGGTCATTTCCTCAGTGATCGGAGAAAGCTACCGGCTTCAG tttGATTTTCAAGAGGCGGTACAAAATTTTTTCCCTCCAGGAAACAAGGTGGTTAATGGAGAACATTTGAGCTTTGCGTATGAATTCAAAGCTGATGCATTATTTGATTTCTTCTATTGGTTTGGGCTCAGCAATTCTACTGTAAAGGTGGAAGGAAAAGTTCTGAATTTGTCAAGCACAAGTCCAGAAAAGAAGGAGACAATTaaattatttctggaaaaaatgaGTGAACCTTTAATCCGAAGGAGCAGTTTCTCTGACCGAAAATTCAGTGTCACTTCCAGAG GTTCAATAGATGACGTTTTCAACTGCAGCCTGTCACCCAGATCATCTCTGACGGAGGTTCTTTTGGCAGAATTGCCATTTCCAAGTGTTCTGGAATCGGAAGAGACACCCAATCAATTTATCTGA